A window of the Mesotoga prima MesG1.Ag.4.2 genome harbors these coding sequences:
- a CDS encoding DeoR/GlpR family DNA-binding transcription regulator, translating into MALKKEDRRQNILSVLSERESINTQELASLMDVSLVTLRRDLRDLQKSGLVINGYGVVRAVNQETDPNSFFLKRLRLAREAKERIAEKAIEFVEENDVLFIDESTTCYVFALKLSRVFKKLHIITNGINILLALSKVQGFSVESSGGSLQYGFDSLIGPRAESLVGSIYANKFFFSCASLRKKIGTFELSPFSASIKRKMLLNSSTKILLVDNSKFDVIAPFKMAEIDEIDRVITEDRDFLPSEVI; encoded by the coding sequence ATGGCTTTGAAGAAGGAAGACAGAAGACAAAACATACTTAGCGTTCTTTCCGAGAGAGAATCGATCAATACTCAAGAACTTGCGTCTCTAATGGATGTATCTCTCGTCACACTGAGAAGAGACTTGAGAGATCTGCAGAAATCCGGCCTTGTTATCAACGGATACGGAGTCGTAAGAGCGGTGAATCAGGAAACAGATCCAAACAGCTTTTTCTTGAAAAGGCTGAGGTTAGCCAGAGAGGCAAAAGAGAGAATCGCTGAGAAGGCAATCGAGTTTGTAGAAGAGAACGATGTCCTTTTCATAGATGAAAGCACTACATGTTACGTTTTCGCTTTAAAACTCTCCAGGGTTTTCAAGAAGCTGCACATAATCACCAACGGAATCAACATACTGCTCGCGCTTTCAAAGGTTCAGGGGTTTTCTGTCGAATCTAGTGGCGGCAGTCTACAGTACGGATTTGATTCGCTCATCGGCCCCAGGGCGGAGAGTCTTGTCGGTTCAATCTATGCAAACAAGTTCTTCTTTTCATGCGCCTCGCTAAGAAAGAAAATAGGAACATTCGAGTTGAGCCCCTTTTCCGCCAGTATAAAGAGAAAAATGCTGCTCAATTCCAGCACAAAGATTCTTCTTGTTGACAACAGCAAATTCGACGTAATCGCTCCGTTCAAAATGGCCGAAATCGACGAAATAGACAGGGTCATCACTGAAGACAGAGACTTCCTGCCCTCTGAAGTTATATGA
- a CDS encoding exo-beta-N-acetylmuramidase NamZ family protein, translated as MILLGIDQLQKNGLIGLKKKAIGLVTNFSFVDSDLKWGIDILFENGLNVKKIFTPEHGLGGVADGAHVSDTLHPKYGVPIVSLYGDKRKPVKEDLDGLDMLVYDIQDVGLRFYTYIYTLAYTMEAAAEYGLQYMVLDRPNPLGRGVFGSRIENDLQTFVGGYELPLQYGLTTGELAQYFKKLKRLDLDLKISMLEGWRGEMHDNTSLFWNVPSPNVPTFESLLGYAGTCFFESTSVSEGRGTFKPFLVIGAPWIDGSDLTKYLREEFPGLRVRSRDYMPFYRKYANANCSGVEFFPRIEDNYFVITLKMMEYLLKYEQFDIMDRSDDLIGIKESALKIRTHNLDYREWNESGMEFIDFVDDCLLYPGELKYRE; from the coding sequence ATGATTCTACTCGGGATAGACCAGCTTCAGAAAAATGGTCTCATCGGGTTGAAGAAGAAAGCTATAGGACTGGTAACTAACTTCTCTTTTGTTGACTCAGACTTGAAATGGGGAATTGACATACTGTTCGAAAACGGTCTGAATGTAAAGAAGATCTTCACACCAGAACACGGTCTGGGAGGAGTTGCAGACGGAGCGCATGTCAGTGATACCCTCCACCCGAAGTACGGGGTACCCATCGTCAGTCTATACGGAGACAAACGCAAACCCGTGAAGGAGGATCTTGACGGCTTGGACATGCTGGTATACGACATACAGGATGTGGGATTGAGATTCTATACCTACATATACACTCTTGCCTATACGATGGAAGCTGCCGCCGAGTACGGTCTTCAATACATGGTCCTTGACAGGCCAAACCCTCTGGGCAGAGGAGTCTTTGGAAGTAGAATCGAAAACGATCTCCAAACCTTTGTTGGTGGTTACGAGCTTCCTTTACAGTACGGTCTAACCACTGGCGAACTGGCTCAGTACTTCAAGAAACTCAAGAGACTCGACCTCGATCTGAAAATTTCCATGCTTGAAGGGTGGCGAGGAGAGATGCACGACAACACTTCTCTTTTCTGGAATGTACCTTCACCAAACGTGCCAACATTCGAGTCCCTTCTCGGCTATGCAGGGACCTGCTTCTTTGAAAGTACAAGCGTATCTGAAGGCCGGGGTACTTTTAAACCCTTCCTTGTGATAGGTGCTCCGTGGATAGACGGCTCCGACCTGACCAAATACCTCAGGGAGGAGTTCCCTGGTCTTAGAGTTAGGAGCCGTGATTATATGCCCTTTTACAGAAAGTATGCCAATGCCAACTGCAGTGGAGTCGAATTCTTCCCCAGGATTGAAGACAACTATTTCGTGATAACTTTGAAGATGATGGAATATTTGCTAAAATATGAACAATTTGATATCATGGATCGTTCGGACGATCTAATAGGTATTAAAGAAAGCGCACTGAAGATCAGAACACATAACCTTGATTACAGAGAGTGGAATGAATCCGGAATGGAGTTCATAGACTTTGTAGATGATTGTCTTCTTTATCCCGGTGAGTTGAAGTACAGAGAGTGA
- a CDS encoding autoinducer 2 ABC transporter substrate-binding protein, whose amino-acid sequence MRMNKKLLMLLFCVLFTVAVLAANYEIAVVVKIGGIPWFNRMEVGVKDAADELGVNAYQIGPSDADPAQQVKIVEDLIAKGVDAICVVPNDAKALEPVFEKARANGIIIITHESPEQKGGDWDVETIDNVKFGEANFEKLAQLMGGEGEFAVFVGGLTVPLHNFWADVGLAYVAEKYPNMKLVTERIPCGESVELSYQKTLELLNAYPNLKGIVGFGSLGPIGASQALNARNMKGKVQIVGTVIPSHADPYLKQGLMQWGYLWDPRDAGFAQVYLAKTLLDAKAALAEAGIPEGIVPAVVDGFEIPDLGKATLEGNIVKFDAQVDITAENALSYGF is encoded by the coding sequence ATGCGAATGAACAAGAAGCTTCTGATGCTCCTGTTCTGTGTCTTGTTTACAGTTGCCGTCTTAGCAGCGAACTATGAGATTGCCGTCGTTGTCAAGATCGGCGGAATCCCCTGGTTCAACAGAATGGAAGTCGGTGTAAAAGATGCAGCAGATGAACTCGGCGTGAATGCCTACCAGATAGGGCCTTCCGATGCGGATCCTGCTCAACAGGTGAAGATTGTTGAAGACCTTATTGCCAAGGGAGTAGATGCCATCTGTGTAGTACCTAATGATGCGAAAGCTCTTGAACCTGTATTCGAAAAGGCAAGAGCGAACGGTATCATTATCATCACACACGAGTCACCAGAGCAGAAGGGTGGCGACTGGGACGTAGAAACGATAGACAACGTCAAGTTTGGAGAAGCTAACTTCGAGAAACTTGCTCAACTAATGGGCGGAGAAGGTGAGTTTGCCGTTTTCGTCGGAGGACTCACAGTTCCTCTCCACAACTTCTGGGCGGACGTTGGGCTTGCCTATGTTGCGGAGAAGTATCCAAATATGAAACTGGTAACCGAGAGAATCCCATGTGGTGAGAGTGTTGAGCTTTCCTATCAAAAGACACTCGAGCTGCTAAATGCGTATCCTAATCTGAAAGGTATAGTCGGATTTGGTTCACTGGGACCGATCGGAGCGTCCCAGGCGCTCAACGCGAGAAACATGAAGGGAAAGGTACAGATAGTCGGAACGGTTATCCCAAGCCATGCTGACCCGTATCTCAAGCAAGGACTGATGCAATGGGGTTACCTGTGGGATCCAAGAGACGCTGGATTCGCGCAGGTCTATTTGGCAAAGACATTGCTCGATGCCAAGGCCGCTCTTGCTGAGGCGGGAATCCCCGAAGGCATAGTGCCGGCTGTTGTCGATGGATTCGAGATTCCCGATCTTGGGAAGGCCACGCTGGAAGGAAACATTGTGAAATTCGACGCGCAAGTCGATATAACTGCTGAAAACGCCCTTTCTTACGGGTTCTGA
- the xylB gene encoding xylulokinase — protein sequence MRQGVLSIDLGTMGVKLSLVSLEGEIQKSAYTEYPIISESPGQAEQDSALWWEGIIDCVKKLTDSDNNLPHLIKAISICGQMHTHVYLDSEDKPIGPSITWLDQRSSEIIEEWQSDGRAARLFDLTWNFPTTTYAAPQICWVKKHRPGVFSRTKSILIAKDYIKFLLTGNKVTDPSDASGTAVFDIRTNQWSREALELIDLDGDLLPEVIPSARIIGHVTEKAARETGLIQGTPVVNGGSDHSVAELGSGLLGEGEVSCIVGTAGVVAACTSKPVIDPKKRIMCWSYPLEGYWDILGITQTAASSLTWFRNTFDKERNSEVFDEYSSLAKGVSLGSEGLVFLPYLMGERTPLWDYKARGVFFGLTMKHSKAHMVRAIMEGVSFSIKDCMKVVEELGVKFDSVNVMGGGSKSPIWRKIQSDVYGKKVRTLETQDTGAIGNLILALLATNEIGDPREAAKLIRHVETVIPDPIRAKKYENLFGIYKEIYENTRSIMEKLEAYTYE from the coding sequence ATGAGGCAAGGAGTTCTTTCAATCGATCTGGGAACCATGGGAGTAAAACTTTCATTGGTCTCTCTTGAAGGTGAGATTCAGAAATCGGCATACACGGAGTACCCCATCATCTCAGAAAGCCCGGGACAGGCAGAACAAGATTCGGCGCTATGGTGGGAGGGGATCATAGATTGTGTAAAGAAGTTGACCGATAGTGACAACAATCTCCCTCATCTAATCAAAGCGATTTCTATTTGCGGCCAGATGCATACCCATGTCTATCTAGACTCCGAAGACAAGCCAATAGGCCCTTCAATCACCTGGCTAGATCAGAGAAGCAGCGAAATAATAGAAGAATGGCAAAGCGATGGCAGGGCCGCAAGGCTCTTCGATCTGACCTGGAACTTCCCCACAACAACTTACGCCGCTCCACAAATATGCTGGGTGAAAAAGCATAGGCCAGGTGTTTTTTCCCGTACGAAGTCGATATTGATTGCAAAGGATTACATAAAGTTTCTGCTCACAGGGAACAAGGTTACAGATCCCTCGGATGCCTCGGGAACGGCTGTATTCGACATAAGAACGAATCAATGGAGCAGGGAGGCTCTTGAACTAATTGATCTGGATGGAGATCTTCTTCCGGAGGTTATTCCTTCAGCGAGAATAATCGGTCATGTCACCGAGAAAGCGGCAAGAGAGACAGGCCTGATTCAAGGGACACCGGTGGTGAACGGAGGTTCGGACCACTCAGTTGCTGAATTGGGTTCGGGCCTTCTCGGTGAAGGAGAGGTTTCATGCATAGTCGGCACGGCCGGTGTCGTTGCCGCTTGCACATCCAAGCCGGTAATAGACCCAAAGAAAAGGATCATGTGTTGGAGCTATCCACTTGAAGGTTACTGGGATATTCTGGGGATAACTCAGACGGCCGCTTCCAGCTTAACCTGGTTTAGAAATACCTTCGACAAAGAGAGAAACAGCGAAGTCTTTGACGAATACTCCTCCCTGGCAAAAGGTGTTTCTCTGGGGTCGGAAGGCCTGGTTTTTCTACCTTATCTCATGGGTGAAAGAACCCCTCTGTGGGATTACAAAGCAAGGGGCGTCTTTTTTGGACTGACCATGAAACACTCTAAGGCACACATGGTCCGGGCAATTATGGAAGGGGTCTCATTCTCGATAAAGGACTGTATGAAAGTCGTTGAAGAGTTGGGAGTCAAGTTCGACAGCGTGAACGTTATGGGAGGGGGCAGCAAGAGTCCCATTTGGCGGAAGATACAATCAGATGTCTACGGAAAGAAAGTGAGAACGCTGGAGACTCAGGACACCGGTGCTATAGGCAACTTGATACTCGCCCTTCTTGCCACAAATGAAATTGGAGATCCCAGAGAAGCTGCCAAGCTGATCAGACATGTTGAGACTGTCATTCCCGACCCAATCAGAGCCAAGAAATATGAGAATCTATTTGGAATTTATAAAGAGATCTATGAAAATACACGTTCAATCATGGAGAAGTTGGAGGCGTATACATATGAATAG
- a CDS encoding ABC transporter permease — MLKTDTGRGRVSKHSEILSLGAILVILVLLFSLALPGKFLRPSNLQSMAFQLPELGVLAFAMMITMLTGGINLSIISSANLSGIIMAMILTGDLASGPGGAGLGWTIFLAVLAGLSISLLVGLVNGMIIAYIGVSPILATLGTMTFLEGISLVITRGYVISGLPRELLVIGNGTFLGVPVPMFILVAVAVGVAIILNKTRLGLSTYMIGSNIKATGFSGINTNKVTILVYMISGLLAGIASLIMIARFNSAKAGYGSSYLLVTVLVSVLGGINPNGGFGKVSGVFLGLILLQVISSGLNLLGISQFLTLALWGALLLGVEALRLTRRRVR, encoded by the coding sequence ATGTTGAAGACTGACACAGGCAGGGGAAGAGTATCAAAGCACTCCGAGATTCTCTCGCTTGGAGCGATCTTGGTCATCCTGGTACTATTGTTCTCGCTCGCTCTTCCTGGGAAATTTCTAAGGCCCAGCAATCTCCAATCGATGGCCTTCCAGCTTCCCGAGCTCGGAGTCCTTGCTTTCGCGATGATGATAACAATGCTTACGGGTGGGATTAACCTTTCAATAATAAGCTCGGCAAATCTCTCTGGGATAATCATGGCGATGATTTTGACCGGTGATTTAGCATCTGGTCCGGGAGGGGCCGGACTGGGCTGGACGATCTTTCTGGCCGTACTCGCGGGGTTGTCGATTTCACTCCTAGTGGGACTCGTAAATGGAATGATAATCGCATACATCGGCGTATCTCCGATACTCGCGACGCTCGGTACTATGACCTTTCTCGAAGGAATAAGCCTGGTTATAACCAGAGGGTATGTCATTTCAGGCCTACCGAGGGAATTACTTGTGATTGGCAATGGAACCTTCCTGGGAGTACCGGTACCGATGTTCATTCTAGTAGCCGTCGCGGTGGGTGTCGCGATAATTCTAAACAAGACGCGGTTGGGTTTGTCGACCTACATGATCGGATCCAACATCAAAGCTACCGGTTTCTCTGGAATAAATACCAACAAGGTAACCATTCTCGTTTATATGATTTCGGGCCTTCTGGCCGGTATAGCCTCTTTGATAATGATTGCGAGATTCAATTCCGCAAAGGCCGGTTATGGTTCTTCGTATCTTCTGGTTACCGTACTGGTTTCAGTTCTAGGTGGGATCAATCCAAATGGTGGCTTCGGGAAGGTGTCCGGTGTTTTCCTTGGGTTAATTTTGCTGCAGGTTATCTCAAGCGGTTTGAATCTTCTTGGGATAAGTCAGTTTCTCACACTTGCGCTTTGGGGTGCACTCCTCCTAGGTGTAGAAGCTCTAAGATTAACCAGGAGGAGAGTCAGATAA
- a CDS encoding sugar ABC transporter ATP-binding protein, with translation MAEKLLEMRNISKRFGGVLALDSVDFEIEKGEIHCLVGENGSGKSTLIKIISGIHSPDPGGEIYVDGRRISHQKSSNSVREGIQVIYQDLSLFPNLTVAENIAISSRVETGSRLMKWKETEEESMKTMDKIGVSLDPRREVSELSIAERQVVAICRAINAKARLVIMDEPTASLSKKEVQSLIRVINELQNREISTIFVSHKLDEIMEVAQRVTVLRDGKKVGAFDASELTRQRLSFLMTGKEFEYSKLTPYSGHEVILEVRKLSRRNNYKEIDLKVHKGEIVSITGLMGSGRTEFVLSLFGMNRPDDGEIFVEGKRVNPGSALDAMRAGIAYVPEDRLQHGLVMEQPVSKNIVLTVLKRILSRIRLLSKVKERTEVRRWVDELSIKIPSVDSPVNTLSGGNQQRVVIAKWLAINPKVLILDSPTVGIDVAAKDSIYKIIRELASEGISIIMITDEAEEAIYHSNTTYIMSSGRIIGKYNSSELTEKELYEKINGQ, from the coding sequence ATGGCCGAAAAACTGTTGGAGATGAGAAATATTTCGAAGAGGTTCGGGGGAGTATTGGCCCTCGATTCAGTCGATTTTGAAATAGAAAAGGGGGAAATCCACTGTCTCGTTGGCGAAAACGGGTCTGGAAAGAGTACCCTAATCAAGATAATCTCGGGTATTCACTCACCCGATCCCGGTGGTGAGATCTATGTCGACGGAAGAAGGATAAGCCACCAGAAGTCTTCTAACAGTGTGAGGGAGGGAATCCAGGTTATCTATCAGGATCTTTCGCTCTTTCCAAATCTGACCGTTGCAGAGAACATAGCTATTTCTTCGAGGGTGGAAACCGGAAGTCGTCTGATGAAATGGAAAGAGACCGAAGAAGAGTCAATGAAGACGATGGACAAAATTGGGGTTTCACTAGATCCCAGACGCGAAGTCAGCGAGCTATCTATAGCGGAAAGGCAAGTTGTAGCGATATGCAGGGCTATAAATGCCAAGGCGAGACTTGTAATAATGGACGAACCTACTGCTTCTCTCAGCAAGAAAGAGGTTCAGTCGCTAATTAGGGTCATAAATGAACTGCAGAACAGAGAAATCTCCACGATCTTCGTCAGCCATAAGCTCGATGAAATAATGGAGGTAGCCCAACGAGTTACCGTTCTTCGAGACGGGAAAAAAGTTGGTGCCTTCGATGCTTCCGAATTGACACGACAGAGGCTCTCATTTCTCATGACAGGCAAGGAGTTCGAGTACTCCAAACTGACTCCGTATTCTGGTCACGAAGTTATTCTGGAAGTCAGAAAGCTCTCAAGGAGAAATAATTACAAGGAAATTGATTTGAAGGTCCACAAGGGTGAAATAGTAAGTATCACAGGACTGATGGGTTCAGGCAGAACCGAGTTCGTCCTTTCACTCTTCGGAATGAATCGTCCCGACGATGGAGAGATCTTCGTAGAAGGGAAGAGAGTGAACCCTGGGAGCGCCTTGGACGCTATGAGAGCTGGAATTGCGTATGTGCCTGAGGATCGATTGCAACACGGACTCGTTATGGAACAGCCAGTAAGCAAGAACATTGTGTTAACGGTTCTAAAGAGAATACTGTCGAGAATCAGGCTCTTGAGTAAAGTCAAGGAAAGAACTGAAGTCAGGCGGTGGGTCGACGAACTCTCGATCAAGATTCCTTCGGTCGACTCTCCGGTTAATACGCTTTCCGGCGGCAATCAACAGAGGGTTGTAATTGCAAAGTGGTTGGCAATAAATCCGAAGGTATTGATTCTCGATTCCCCGACAGTGGGAATAGACGTTGCCGCAAAGGACAGTATATACAAGATAATAAGAGAGTTAGCCTCAGAAGGTATTTCGATAATCATGATCACGGATGAAGCCGAAGAAGCGATCTATCATTCAAACACGACTTATATTATGAGCTCGGGAAGGATAATTGGAAAGTACAACTCCAGCGAGCTCACGGAGAAAGAGCTGTATGAGAAGATTAACGGACAGTAA
- the ltrA gene encoding group II intron reverse transcriptase/maturase, whose translation MKYYSLIDKVYLEKNLLEAYGRVKSNRGAPGIDGVSVETFGEKLLEEIERLSGEIKRGEYKPMSLRGVEIPKADGKTRQLRIPAVRDRVVQQSLKEVLEPIFEEGFHPSSYGYRKGRNAWQAVEKAKAFASKYGLCNVVELDLSECFDTLDHEKIIDSVAERVSDGKILKLIRAILKSGVMEDGVWKETETGSPQGGVISPLLANIYLNEFDQKMKARGIRIVRYADDILIFSKTQEEAREFLAIAINILEIDMKLKVNRNKTRITTLEDGFHFLGFEIKGERVGIEKSRLKRFKEKVRKLTRRNQSRPVKEIVKQLNPLLRGFASYFRIVDFQSILRGLLSWIRRRLRAIILHQWKTTKKLNRVLRRNGWKEKVNMRMNKWRSSHSKAANYAIPNRFFEEMNLVDMTKYHHPLSKFPILDP comes from the coding sequence ATGAAGTATTACAGTCTAATCGACAAAGTCTATTTGGAGAAGAACCTTTTAGAAGCCTATGGCAGGGTAAAATCCAACAGAGGAGCCCCTGGGATAGACGGAGTAAGCGTAGAAACATTTGGAGAGAAACTTCTCGAAGAAATCGAGAGACTATCCGGAGAAATCAAGAGAGGCGAATACAAACCCATGTCACTCAGGGGGGTAGAGATCCCGAAAGCCGACGGTAAAACGAGGCAATTGAGAATACCTGCCGTAAGGGACAGGGTTGTACAGCAATCTCTTAAGGAGGTACTCGAACCGATATTCGAGGAAGGATTCCATCCCTCCAGTTACGGTTACAGAAAGGGAAGAAATGCCTGGCAGGCAGTGGAGAAGGCGAAAGCCTTTGCATCCAAATACGGACTGTGTAATGTAGTGGAACTTGACCTCAGTGAATGTTTCGACACTCTGGATCATGAGAAGATAATAGACTCCGTAGCCGAGAGAGTGAGTGATGGAAAGATACTCAAACTCATACGGGCAATACTGAAGAGCGGAGTAATGGAAGATGGAGTCTGGAAGGAAACAGAGACTGGCAGTCCACAGGGAGGAGTAATAAGCCCGCTGCTGGCTAACATCTATCTGAACGAATTCGATCAGAAGATGAAAGCCAGAGGAATAAGGATAGTCAGATACGCAGACGACATACTGATCTTCTCGAAAACCCAGGAAGAAGCCCGAGAGTTTCTGGCAATCGCGATAAACATACTGGAGATTGACATGAAGCTCAAAGTCAACAGGAACAAGACGAGAATCACAACACTTGAAGATGGATTTCACTTTCTTGGCTTTGAAATAAAAGGCGAGAGAGTGGGGATAGAGAAATCCAGATTGAAGAGATTCAAGGAAAAGGTCAGGAAACTTACAAGAAGGAATCAGAGCAGGCCGGTAAAGGAGATAGTGAAACAGCTCAATCCACTGTTGAGGGGATTCGCCAGCTATTTCAGGATAGTGGATTTCCAATCCATCTTGAGGGGACTTCTGAGCTGGATAAGGAGAAGGCTAAGAGCCATCATACTACACCAGTGGAAGACAACTAAGAAACTGAACAGAGTTCTCAGAAGGAACGGATGGAAAGAGAAAGTCAACATGAGAATGAACAAATGGCGATCTTCTCACTCAAAAGCAGCCAATTACGCCATCCCCAACAGGTTCTTTGAAGAGATGAACCTAGTCGATATGACAAAATACCATCATCCCCTGTCGAAATTTCCGATACTTGATCCATGA
- a CDS encoding ABC transporter permease, producing MRRLTDSNSVLRKLFGKSEFYLLLVIIVVSLFFTILKPSFLTSTNLYGMVESNSFLAIMAAGVLVVLISGGIDISFTAIATVAQYIMATIVINWGGNMFLAFAIGGVVGIALGLVNALLIYFLKTPPIIVTIATMNLFYGLLIFISGGTWIYGFPLWFMERNLVRFGDSPGITIPILVLVLSFILTWLILKYTALGRNIYAVGGNQEAARRVGISVLKTQLFVYCYMGFLAGIASTVQANMMLTVAPNALMGRELEVLAAVVLGGASLAGGTGSILGTVLGFGLIVIVQNGLTLLGISSYWHKVFVGAIIVISVSITAYQRKVRERKGAIINVED from the coding sequence ATGAGAAGATTAACGGACAGTAATTCAGTATTGAGAAAATTATTCGGCAAGAGTGAGTTCTATCTCTTGCTTGTAATAATAGTCGTCTCACTCTTCTTCACCATTTTGAAGCCAAGTTTTCTTACTTCCACCAATCTCTACGGGATGGTTGAGAGCAACTCCTTTCTTGCGATAATGGCCGCAGGCGTGCTGGTTGTTTTGATTTCAGGAGGAATAGATATATCATTTACGGCAATTGCTACCGTTGCTCAGTATATCATGGCTACTATCGTTATCAATTGGGGCGGGAATATGTTCCTTGCCTTTGCTATAGGAGGGGTTGTCGGAATTGCTCTGGGTTTGGTCAACGCTTTACTGATTTATTTCCTCAAAACTCCGCCAATAATCGTGACGATCGCAACCATGAACTTGTTCTATGGTCTTCTCATATTCATCAGTGGTGGTACATGGATTTACGGCTTTCCACTGTGGTTTATGGAGAGGAATCTCGTTAGATTTGGAGACAGCCCGGGAATTACTATACCGATTCTAGTTCTTGTTCTTTCCTTCATTCTTACTTGGCTGATACTAAAGTACACTGCTCTGGGCAGAAATATCTACGCAGTGGGCGGAAATCAGGAAGCCGCAAGACGTGTGGGAATAAGCGTTCTCAAGACGCAGCTATTTGTCTATTGCTACATGGGCTTTCTGGCAGGCATAGCCTCAACCGTTCAGGCGAACATGATGTTGACTGTCGCCCCCAATGCCTTGATGGGCAGGGAACTGGAAGTTCTGGCGGCTGTTGTTCTTGGAGGGGCCAGCCTTGCCGGAGGTACGGGCAGCATTCTAGGGACTGTTCTTGGCTTTGGTTTGATTGTCATCGTACAAAATGGCCTTACTTTGCTTGGGATTTCCTCTTACTGGCATAAGGTTTTTGTGGGAGCGATCATAGTCATCAGCGTGAGTATAACGGCCTATCAGAGAAAAGTCCGCGAGAGAAAAGGAGCGATAATCAATGTTGAAGACTGA
- a CDS encoding class II aldolase/adducin family protein, with the protein MNRDEFASLVLDACKRMEDRDMTVGTWGNISVRVDDETFLITPSGMSYGSLKIDDIVMADMKGNTIDNKRKPSIEHALHRMIYSHRPDVGAVIHTHPQYSTAFAIARKDIPAVSEELVQIIGEGVKCAEYALPGTEELAANVVSALGYNNAALLANHGAVCVGSNLSDAFKVAEVLEKSAKTIIMATIIGTPKVISHDECLKMQDFVKNHYGQK; encoded by the coding sequence ATGAATAGAGATGAGTTCGCAAGCCTGGTGCTGGATGCCTGTAAGAGAATGGAAGACAGGGACATGACGGTGGGAACATGGGGAAACATAAGCGTAAGAGTGGATGACGAAACCTTCCTCATAACCCCAAGTGGGATGAGCTACGGGAGTTTGAAGATCGATGATATTGTGATGGCAGACATGAAGGGCAATACTATTGACAACAAACGAAAGCCAAGCATAGAACACGCGCTGCACAGGATGATCTACAGTCACAGACCGGATGTTGGAGCGGTTATCCACACCCATCCCCAGTACTCAACGGCTTTCGCTATAGCAAGAAAGGATATACCTGCCGTGTCCGAAGAACTGGTACAGATAATTGGAGAGGGCGTGAAATGCGCGGAGTACGCATTACCCGGAACAGAAGAACTTGCGGCTAACGTAGTCTCTGCACTAGGATACAACAACGCCGCTTTGCTAGCCAATCATGGAGCAGTCTGTGTCGGAAGCAATTTGAGCGACGCCTTCAAAGTGGCAGAAGTACTCGAGAAATCTGCAAAGACAATAATCATGGCAACGATTATAGGAACTCCGAAAGTTATCTCTCATGACGAGTGCCTCAAGATGCAGGATTTTGTTAAGAATCACTATGGCCAGAAATAG
- a CDS encoding GntR family transcriptional regulator, translating to MAETPIPLYYKLYMDLKESLNSGKYQKGDKLPTEKDLCQKYSISRLTVRRAMDELRREGVIERLKGKGTFVTGSKREEQLAILTGFTDEARKRGVETRSVVLENRLVRVPADAVELFDIPADAMVVLLKRVRILEGEPYAIEEAYLNVGADIRLLNITQRDMERESLYGILRKEFEINISYAEEEMELTRLKKEEARFLRQEQDDCAIMRKRFTYTKSDICIEYVISLYRADKSKFKIVRRI from the coding sequence ATGGCCGAAACACCGATTCCGCTATATTACAAGCTATATATGGACTTAAAGGAATCCCTGAATTCTGGAAAATACCAGAAAGGGGACAAGCTTCCAACAGAGAAGGACCTCTGTCAAAAATACAGTATAAGCAGACTTACAGTTAGAAGGGCGATGGATGAGCTCAGAAGAGAGGGGGTCATTGAAAGACTGAAGGGGAAGGGAACCTTTGTAACGGGCTCCAAGAGAGAAGAACAACTGGCCATACTTACAGGGTTCACAGACGAAGCAAGAAAGCGAGGCGTCGAAACTCGTTCTGTGGTTCTCGAAAACAGACTCGTTAGGGTTCCTGCCGATGCCGTCGAGCTCTTCGACATTCCTGCCGATGCAATGGTTGTGCTATTGAAAAGAGTAAGGATTCTCGAGGGCGAACCCTACGCAATTGAAGAGGCATATCTGAACGTGGGAGCTGACATTAGGCTTCTAAACATAACCCAGAGAGACATGGAAAGGGAATCACTGTATGGAATCCTTAGAAAGGAGTTTGAAATCAACATCTCCTACGCCGAAGAAGAAATGGAGCTTACCAGACTCAAGAAGGAAGAGGCGCGTTTTCTTAGACAGGAGCAGGACGATTGCGCAATAATGAGGAAGCGATTCACCTACACAAAGAGCGACATCTGCATTGAGTACGTAATTTCACTATATAGGGCAGACAAGAGCAAGTTCAAGATTGTCAGAAGAATATGA